Proteins found in one Salvia splendens isolate huo1 chromosome 10, SspV2, whole genome shotgun sequence genomic segment:
- the LOC121751572 gene encoding SH3 domain-containing protein 2-like, which translates to MEAIRKQASRLREQVARQQQAVLKQFGAYGGSDNVMPDDAEFQQHQKLEKLYISTRAAKHFQRDIVRGVEGYIVTGSKQVEIGTKLSEDSRKYGVENTCTSGSTLSKAASNFARTRAQMEKERGNLLKALGTQVAEPLRAMVMGAPLEDARHLAQRYDRMRQEAEAQAVEVARRQAKFREGNAHPDMAFKLEAAESKLQDLKSNVATLGKEAAAAMAAVEAQQQRLTLQRLIAMVEAERAYHQRVLQILDMLEGEMMSERQRIESAPAPAAAAAIPSMGSMPAPPAYEEVNSLPTSPVQDGSTDAMGYFLGEVMYPYHAESDVELTLSVGDYLVIRKVSNNGWAEGECKGRAGWFPFGYIERRERVLASKFAEVF; encoded by the exons ATGGAAGCCATCAGAAAACAAGCGTCCAGACTCCGAGAGCAGGTCGCCAGGCAACAGCAG GCTGTTTTGAAGCAGTTTGGTGCCTATGGTGGTTCAGATAATGTCATGCCGGATGATGCAGAGTTCCAGCAGCACCAAAAGCTTGAAAAGCTATACATATCCACTCGAGCTGCCAAG CATTTCCAGAGGGACATTGTTCGTGGTGTTGAAGGCTATATAGTAACAGGGTCCAAACAAGTCGAGATAG GAACAAAATTGTCAGAAGATAGCAGGAAATATGGTGTTGAAAATACATGTACCAGTGGGAGCACGCTATCAAAAGCTGCATCAAATTTTGCCCGAACTCGTGCGCAAATGGAGAAAGAACGTGGAAATCTGTTGAAGGCCTTAGGCACGCAG GTGGCAGAACCATTGAGAGCTATGGTTATGGGAGCTCCATTGGAAGACGCTCGTCATCTAGCACAAAGATATGACAGGATGCGGCAAGAGGCTGAAGCTCAG GCTGTTGAAGTTGCAAGAAGACAAGCCAAATTCAGGGAAGGAAATGCCCATCCTGACATGGCTTTTAAACTTGAGGCAGCTGAGTCTAAAttacaagatctgaagtcaaaTGTGGCCACTCTGGGGAAAGAGGCTGCTGCTGCCATGGCTGCCGTAGAAGCTCAACAACAAAGGTTGACACTGCAACGACTAATTGCCATG GTTGAAGCTGAACGAGCCTACCATCAGCGAGTTCTTCAAATACTTGATATGCTAGAAGGCGAA ATGATGTCTGAGCGCCAAAGAATTGAATCTGCTCCTGCacctgctgctgctgctgcaattCCAAGCATGGGCAGTATGCCTGCACCTCCAGCATATGAAGAAGTAAATAGTCTGCCTACTTCACCAGTACAGGATGGATCAACCGATGCCATGGGCTACTTTCTTGGGGAG GTCATGTATCCTTATCATGCTGAATCTGATGTGGAACTTACTTTGTCAGTTGGAGACTATCTCGTCATTCGAAAG GTTTCGAACAACGGCTGGGCTGAAGGTGAGTGCAAAGGCAGGGCCGGTTGGTTCCCGTTTGGGTACATTGAGAGGCGTGAGCGTGTTCTTGCTAGCAAGTTTGCAGAAGTTTTTTGA